Proteins from a single region of Trichoderma asperellum chromosome 3, complete sequence:
- a CDS encoding uncharacterized protein (EggNog:ENOG41~TransMembrane:10 (i12-29o67-89i98-117o123-144i156-174o186-208i341-359o371-395i416-433o439-456i)), giving the protein MGRYFGLRGQALNWAIGTIAGCDFLLFGYDQGVMGGILTLPIFLNQFPDINPDLATDPSDASKRSTYQGIAVASYNLGCFIGAIITIFIGNHLGRRKMIFLGTSIMIIGAILQSSAFTLEHFIIGRIITGLGNGGNTSTVPMWQSETCSAHKRGKLVMIEGALITGGIMISYWIDLGLSFAPGSVAWRFPLAFQIVFCIFILAFVLGLPESPRWLILKGREDEAREVIAAVSDVNIGDKHVENEFQAIKETAMEMSKGTYGELFHADHNRTLHRTIIAYVNQMFQQISGINLITYYAAKIYSDLGMSPFMSRLLAALNGTEYFIASWPAVFLVERVGRRKLMLFGAAGQAATMAILAGVNSRPTEKPFQIAGIVFLFVFNTFFAIGWLGMTWLYPAEITPLRTRAPANALSTSSNWIFNFLVVMITPVSFTNIKWKTYVVFAVLNAFMVPCVYFFFPETAYRSLEEMDAIFQKVKGFRGAFDVVHQARIEPRRYGKNGELLIPVDEIDEKANAEHHNGSTSEGSDANKGMFTGIDEETARR; this is encoded by the exons ATGGGGAGATACTTCGGCCTCAGAGGCCAAGCCCTCAACTGGGCCATTGGCACTATTGCTGGCTGCGACTTTCTCTTGTTTGGTTATG ACCAAGGTGTCATGGGAGGTATCCTGACACTGCCCATCTTCCTTAACCAGTTCCCCGACATCAATCCAGATCTTGCTACGGATCCCTCTGATGCGTCTAAGCGCTCTACTTACCAGGGTATTGCTGTGGCATCTTACAATCTGGGATGCTTCATCggcgccatcatcaccatcttcatcggTAACCACCTCGGTCGTCGGAAAATGATCTTTCTTGGTACTTCCATCATGATTATTGGCGCCATCTTGCAATCTTCTGCTTTCACTCTGGAACACTTCATCATTGGTCGTATCATTACAGGTCTTGGCAACGGCGGTAACACATCAACGGTCCCCATGTGGCAGTCTGAGACGTGTTCTGCCCAtaaaagaggaaagctgGTCATGATTGAAGGTGCCCTCATTACTGGCGGCATTATGATTTCTTATTGGATCGACCTTGGCTTATCGTTTGCTCCCGGCTCGGTTGCTTGGCGATTTCCTTTGGCCTTCCAGATTGTCTTTTGTATCTTCATTCTTGCCTTTGTCCTCGGCCTGCCTGAGTCGCCCCGGTGGCTCATTCTCAAGGGTCGCGAAGACGAGGCTAGAGAAGTTATTGCTGCCGTTTCAGACGTTAACATTGGAGATAAGCATGTCGAGAACGAATTCCAAGCCATCAAGGAAACTGCCATGGAGATGAGCAAGGGAACCTATGGCGAGCTATTCCATGCTGACCACAACCGCACTCTTCACCGTACTATCATCGCCTACGTCAACCAGATGTTCCAGCAGATTTCTGGTATTAACCTCATTACCTACTATGCTGCTAAAATCTACTCTGACCTCGGCATGAGCCCCTTCATGTCTCGCCTTCTCGCTGCTCTTAACGGTACTGAATACTTCATCGCTTCTTGGCCCGCTGTCTTCCTCGTGGAGCGTGTTGGGCGCCGAAAGCTCATGCtctttggtgctgctggtcaAGCCGCCACCATGGCTATTCTTGCTGGTGTCAATTCGCGCCCGACGGAAAAGCCTTTCCAGATTGCGGGTATCGTCTTCTTATTCGTATTCAACACTTTCTTTGCTATTGGATGGCTGGGAATGACCTGGCTGTATCCTGCAGAGATTACCCCTCTACGAACTCGTGCTCCGGCCAATGCTCTGTCAACTTCGTCCAACTGGATCTTCAATTTTTTG GTTGTCATGATCACGCCCGTCTCATTCACCAACATCAAGTGGAAGACGTATGTCGTATTTGCCGTTCTCAATGCTTTTATGGTTCCTTGCGTctactttttcttccctgAGACAGCCTACCGCTCCCTCGAAGAGATGGACGCTATCTTCCAAAAGGTCAAGGGCTTCCGCGGAGCCTTCGACGTTGTTCACCAGGCAAGAATCGAGCCACGCCGATACGGCAAAAATGGAGAGCTTCTTATCCCTGTGGATGAGATTGACGAGAAAGCCAACGCAGAGCACCACAACGGCAGCACCAGTGAGGGCAGCGATGCTAACAAGGGCATGTTCACGGGCATAGATGAAGAGACTGCTCGGAGATGA
- the ARO8 gene encoding Aromatic/aminoadipate aminotransferase 1 translates to MAPQSVSSQPWDPSTWRSKPIKQSPTYPDPSKLKKATDELSRMPPLVHPNEINALKAHLRDVAQGNAFLLQGGDCAELFDYCEQGAIESKIKLLLQMSLVLIWGTNKRVVRIGRMAGQYAKPRSSPTEMVNGRELPSFRGDILNGYHVDERDIDPGRLIKAYHHSAATLNYIRTALASGIADLHRPLDWGLGHVRDPTLKEKYSKIASSIQQTLRFLQVINARPGELETVDFYTSHEGLLLEYEQPLTRLLEKPTHPGVSRPGTPPSSSPTIKPLQPESKEYYDTSAHFVWIGDRTRQLDHAHVEFFRGIANPIGIKVGPSTPTEDILALLRALNPSCEPGKITLITRYGAGKVAELLPKHIRAVEDSEHRRCVVWQCDPMHGNTLSTPTGIKTRRFNDIYSELEQSLRIHKEEGSYLGGVHLELTGDAVTECLGGSEGLDEDDLSTNYTSFCDPRLNEKQALELAFLVADHYSREHKK, encoded by the exons ATGGCTCCCCAAAGCGTCTCCTCCCAGCCGTGGGATCCCTCCACCTGGCGCTCAAAGCCCATCAAGCAGTCTCCCACCTATCCCGACCCCTCCAAGCTCAAAAAGGCCACCGATGAGCTTTCGCGGATGCCTCCTCTGGTTCACCCCAATGAGATCAATGCCTTGAAAGCTCATCTGCGCGACGTCGCCCAGGGAAACGCCTTCTTGCTCCAGGGAGGCGACTGCGCCGAGCTGTTCGACTACTGCGAGCAGGGCGCCATCGAGTCCAagatcaagctgctgcttcagaTGAGCCTTGTTCTGATTTGGGGCACAAACAAGCGTGTGGTTCGCATTGGCCGCATGGCTGGTCAGTATGCCAAGCCGCGATCGAGCCCGACTGAAATGGTCAACGGCAGAGAGCTGCCCAGCTTCCGGGGCGACATTCTGAACGGCTACCATGTCGATGAGCGCGACATTGATCCCGGCCGTCTCATCAA GGCGTACCACCACTCTGCTGCTACTCTCAACTACATCCGCACAGCTCTCGCCTCTGGCATCGCCGACTTACACCGGCCCCTTGACTGGGGCTTGGGCCACGTCCGTGACCCAACTCTCAAGGAGAAGTACTCAAAGATCGCATCCAGCATCCAGCAGACGCTACGCTTCCTGCAAGTCATCAACGCCCGGCCTGGTGAGCTCGAGACCGTCGATTTCTACACCAGCCATGAAGGTCTCCTGCTTGAATATGAGCAGCCCCTGACACGCCTCCTTGAGAAGCCCACTCATCCTGGCGTTAGCAGACCCGGCACTCCTCCGAGCTCATCGCCAACCATCAAGCCTCTTCAACCCGAATCCAAGGAGTACTACGACACATCCGCCCACTTCGTCTGGATTGGTGATCGCACACGCCAACTCGACCACGCTCACGTCGAATTCTTCCGTGGCATCGCAAACCCAATCGGCATCAAGGTTGGCCCATCTACCCCAACTGAAGacatcctcgccctcctccgTGCTCTCAACCCCTCCTGCGAGCCCGGCAAGATCACTCTCATCACCCGCTATGGTGCCGGCAAGGTCGCCGAGCTGCTCCCCAAGCACATCCGCGCCGTCGAGGACTCGGAGCACCGCAGATGCGTCGTCTGGCAGTGCGACCCCATGCACGGCAACACGCTCTCCACCCCAACCGGCATCAAGACCCGCCGGTTCAACGACATCTACAGCGAGCTCGAGCAGTCGCTGCGCATTCACAAAGAGGAAGGCAGCTACCTTGGTGGCGTTCACCTAGAGCTCACCGGCGACGCTGTAACGGAGTGTCTGGGCGGCAGCGAGGGTCTCGATGAGGACGACCTTTCAACCAATTACACGTCTTTCTGCGATCCCAGACTGAATGAGAAGCAGGCTCTTGAGCTGGCTTTCTTGGTGGCGGATCACTACTCTCGGGAACACAAGAAATGA
- a CDS encoding uncharacterized protein (EggNog:ENOG41) — protein sequence MSSADASDQPPLPKNAEDRKAASALAALDTPSDAAGTPSNDNVNTEAVSQAMLKLGAGDDKAKKPASAAASSSSTAAPAAAKKTVKVDAADVALVVDELEVAKAKATELLKAHDGDAVATLRAAARG from the coding sequence ATGTCCTCCGCCGACGCCTCAGACCAGCCCCCCCTCCCCAAAAACGCCGAGGACCGCAAAGCCGCCTCGGCCCTCGCCGCGCTCGACACCCCCTCCGACGCAGCAGGCACCCCCTCCAACGACAACGTCAACACCGAGGCCGTCTCCCAGGCCATGCTCAAGCTCGGCGCCGGTGACGAcaaagccaagaagcccgcctctgccgcagcttcttcttcttccacagcTGCGCCTGCAGCCGCCAAGAAGACCGTCAAGGTCGACGCTGCGGATGTCGCCCTCGTGGTGGACGAGCTGGAggtggccaaggccaaggcgacGGAGCTGCTCAAGGCGCATGATGGGGATGCTGTTGCTACGCTGAGGGCTGCGGCGAGGGGCTAA
- a CDS encoding uncharacterized protein (EggNog:ENOG41) translates to MRSPPKRQGRGRPPKNPESTAATSKATKIVTAAAKARSAVPSSLTANTKSTAAKRKTRTDDADEEQQASQAKRPRGRPPKKPAEEQENGATKPTAAAAASAMASTGASRARVTAKKGVSETAKEESTAPKPTRGRPRKVVSKPEGSDNQPEPVKKATRGRPPTVMKSATTTTTVANKPPVKKVVKFREPDKENVEPAAIPQEPAPVGMRGRPARRGGAAAARTTTRPAAKPSKSQAGGKKPLSPKKITQLTLSQYDSEDELSLEKPLAKSPIKPPSKKAEIAPIEIEPDMTTVSVNAAMFDLPELNETLFGSPARRPSSPPRDTIKSPAKRIAMPLPGSALKLSNESVAQTPFKSSTLLQSAAKRPQSPMKPFIFSAQKEPASKSTAKPSMLQSPAKRAFPGFKSLSDSRQPELPTLDEFPVATPTRPAKSSQRLLIEEDVHEAEEDDPFAVPVINLRFSRSPSTGRSRQADLASTEEEAENEAGTEMEEEAEADDVEEAGDQAEDEVEGEEEEEEEAQEEVDDGEVEVEIEATADAELENNEEEEEEGEEEGEEEGEEKEEELQATAIVETLETEDEAGEETEDESDDAAEESIIVATEESNEVPTKTEDRDVDENENEGQDGDENEDEDDSEDTMVLDDHATEEEEYADSSPKIKTPGTDTLYQLREKDLDPCHDMSSIAEDADDTLPFERLAATPSFHEEKSPRTRSAMKGSRRSTLGLSSLSDQLGSWSAASPVKHAVSFAEEPQPSDAEEHESAEDEIAENAEEQDLEEETMIIDEDAALAQETNEMTLSDPMESEDACNTRQSFDDSLSDASQEYGDENQVPVDSPVPMPEPRAAPVTPVGRPMTRSFNTTTKIPTKPADISTPSPLKKKSFSASRAAPKRPSQPKRGAPVLSYTPEKQQPLRRSSRNSSTVSEEPEQRAEPSTPEAKAEKGPKVETPEQIVEPSTPEAKADLWSKIGTPARTPRKDLNSNLLRGAIVFVDVHTSEGADASGIFVELLSQMGARCLQKWSWNPNSASNSESTKVGITHVVFKDGSKRTLEKVREANGVVQCVGVSWVLDCERDNEWLDESPYHIDTSYVPRGGARRRKSMEPKTVSNQNGSAVSGSPKERRESASSSSSSPKTPNRRQSSIWIHTPSDTSEEQEEKEEEDIEWSNLILTPVPKTPAPETLMKYATETPSNVEDEDAYEDEESPSLRREELMTRTCPPKAQKFMELGGGILSRDSDENVMMRLMAARRKSLQFAPKVGSPLAKMWQ, encoded by the coding sequence ATGCGCTCCCCACCCAAGCGTCAAGGCAGGGGCAGGCCGCCAAAAAACCCTGAGTCAACGGCGGCAACGTCAAAAGCTACCAAAATTGTCACAGCTGCCGCAAAGGCGCGATCTGCAGTCCCGTCAAGCCTGACCGCGAATACGAAGAGCACGGCTGCTAAGAGAAAGACGAGGACTGATGACGCGGATGAAGAACAGCAAGCATCGCAGGCCAAGCGGCCAAGAGGGCGGCCTCCTAAGAAGCCGGCCGAGGAACAGGAGAATGGTGCTACCAAGCccacagctgcagctgcagcctcagcGATGGCGTCTACCGGAGCATCACGAGCCAGAGTAACGGCGAAGAAAGGAGTATCAGAAACCGCAAAGGAAGAGTCTACAGCACCGAAACCGACTCGTGGCCGGCCGAGAAAGGTTGTATCCAAGCCCGAAGGAAGCGACAACCAGCCTGAGCCGGTTAAAAAGGCGACACGCGGGCGCCCACCAACAGTTATGAAATCAGCCACGACGACAACAACAGTGGCCAATAAGCCGCCGGTCAAGAAGGTGGTAAAATTCAGAGAACCCGATAAAGAGAATGTAGAGCCCGCCGCGATTCCGCAGGAACCTGCTCCAGTTGGTATGCGTGGCCGTCCAGCACGGCGAGGCGGTGCGGCAGCGGCCCGGACTACGACAAGACCTGCTGCAAAGCCATCAAAATCTCAAGCCGGCGGCAAGAAGCCGCTAAGCCCCAAGAAGATTACGCAGTTGACTCTTTCACAATATGATTCTGAAGATGAATTGTCCTTGGAGAAGCCGTTGGCAAAGAGCCCAATTAAGCCTCCGTCCAAGAAAGCAGAAATCGCTCCTATTGAGATTGAGCCCGACATGACAACTGTTTCCGTGAATGCGGCCATGTTCGATCTGCCGGAGCTTAATGAAACGCTTTTTGGATCACCGGCCAGGCGACCTAGCTCGCCACCGCGAGATACAATAAAGTCCCCAGCTAAGAGGATTGCGATGCCACTACCGGGATCCGCATTAAAACTGAGCAATGAATCGGTTGCCCAGACACCTTTCAAGTCTTCAACGCTTCTGCAGTCAGCCGCCAAGCGGCCGCAGTCTCCTATGAAACCCTTTATCTTCTCAGCCCAAAAAGAGCCGGCGAGTAAATCAACGGCGAAGCCTTCCATGCTCCAGTCGCCAGCGAAGCGGGCATTCCCAGGCTTTAAATCGCTATCAGATAGTCGACAGCCAGAACTCCCAACTCTAGATGAGTTTCCTGTTGCAACTCCAACTCGACCAGCCAAATCTTCGCAAAGACTCCTGATTGAAGAAGATGTAcacgaggctgaggaggatgatCCTTTTGCGGTTCCCGTTATAAACCTTCGATTTTCCAGGAGTCCATCTACTGGGCGATCCCGACAAGCCGATCTAGCTTCtacagaggaagaggcggagAATGAAGCAGGGACGGAaatggaagaggaagcagaagctgATGACGTGGAAGAGGCGGGAGATCAAGCTGAAGACGAAgtagagggagaggaagaggaagaggaagaagcgcaagaagaagtGGATGACGGCGAAGTAGAAGTGGAAATAGAGGCGACAGCGGATGCGGAGCTTGAAAacaacgaagaggaagaggaagagggagaggaagagggagaggaagaaggagaggaaaaagaagaggaattgCAGGCCACTGCCATTGTAGAAACCCTGGAAACCGAGGATGAGGCCGGCGAAGAGACTGAGGATGAGTCAGATGATGCCGCTGAAGAGAGTATCATTGTCGCGACAGAGGAGTCTAATGAAGTGCCGACGAAAACTGAGGATAGGGATGTcgatgaaaatgaaaatgaggGCCAAGATGGGGATGAGAatgaggacgaagacgattcAGAAGATACAATGGTCCTTGACGATCACgccacagaagaagaagaatatgcCGACTCGTCACCAAAAATCAAGACTCCAGGGACAGATACCCTCTACCAGCTTCGAGAGAAAGATTTGGATCCCTGCCACGATATGAGCTCAATCGCtgaagatgcagatgatACGCTGCCGTTTGAGAGACTTGCGGCCACGCCTTCTTTCCATGAAGAAAAATCGCCAAGGACCCGCAGTGCAATGAAGGGGTCTCGCAGGTCTACTCTGGGATTATCATCTCTATCCGACCAGCTCGGCTCTTGGTCAGCTGCAAGCCCTGTCAAGCACGCCGTTTCATTCGCGGAAGAACCTCAACCATCAGACGCTGAGGAACATGAAAGTGCTGAAGACGAAATCGCGGAGAATGCGGAGGAGCAAgacttggaagaagagactaTGATTATAGACGAAGATGCAGCTCTTGCTCAAGAGACTAACGAAATGACTCTGTCGGATCCTATGGAGAGCGAGGATGCATGCAATACTCGTCAATCTTTTGATGACAGCCTGTCAGATGCTAGCCAAGAGTACGGAGATGAGAACCAAGTCCCAGTCGACAGTCCTGTGCCTATGCCGGAGCCTCGGGCGGCGCCCGTAACTCCCGTTGGCCGTCCTATGACGCGATCATTCAACACAACGACCAAAATTCCGACAAAGCCAGCTGATATTTCAACGCCAAGTCcgttgaaaaagaagagcttcaGCGCCTCCCGTGCTGCTCCAAAGCGCCCCAGCCAACCGAAACGAGGTGCCCCTGTCTTGTCTTATACTccagagaagcagcagccgctaaGGCGAAGCTCACGGAACAGCAGCACTGTTTCTGAGGAGCCTGAGCAGAGGGCGGAGCCGTCTACGCCAGAAGCAAAAGCGGAAAAGGGGCCAAAGGTTGAAACGCCTGAGCAGATTGTTGAGCCGTCTACgccagaagcaaaagcagaTTTGTGGTCAAAGATTGGAACGCCAGCGCGGACCCCTCGTAAAGACCTCAACTCCAACCTGCTTCGTGGGGCCATTGTCTTTGTCGACGTTCACACGAGCGAGGGCGCGGATGCCAGTGGCATCTTTGTCGAGCTACTCAGCCAGATGGGCGCCCGGTGTCTGCAAAAGTGGAGCTGGAACCCCAACAGCGCAAGCAACAGCGAGTCGACCAAAGTGGGCATCACTCACGTCGTCTTCAAGGATGGAAGTAAGCGAACTCTAGAGAAAGTCAGGGAGGCCAACGGAGTGGTCCAGTGCGTGGGTGTGAGCTGGGTCCTGGACTGCGAGCGCGACAACGAGTGGCTTGACGAGTCGCCATACCATATCGACACAAGCTACGTTCCTCGCGGGGGCGCACGCCGCCGGAAGAGCATGGAACCCAAAACTGTCTCTAACCAGAACGGCTCTGCGGTCAGCGGCTCGCCCAAGGAGAGACGGGAGtcagcctcctcttcttcttcttctcccaaaaCACCCAATCGTAGGCAGAGCAGCATCTGGATCCACACGCCGTCTGATACTAGCGAggagcaagaggagaaggaagaggaagacattGAATGGTCTAACCTAATTCTAACCCCTGTACCCAAGACCCCAGCTCCAGAGACGCTTATGAAGTATGCTACTGAGACACCGTCCAAcgttgaagacgaggatgcatacgaggatgaagagagccCGTCATTGAGGAGAGAAGAGTTGATGACCCGGACCTGTCCACCCAAGGCACAAAAGTTTATGGAGCTTGGCGGTGGCATTCTGTCTAGGGACAGTGATGAGAATGTGATGATGCGGCTGATGGCAGCTCGGCGCAAGAGTTTGCAATTTGCTCCCAAAGTGGGCAGTCCCTTGGCCAAGATGTGGCAGTAG
- a CDS encoding uncharacterized protein (EggNog:ENOG41): MNSVHSLIDAPPPASAQVAAQLGAQAGVHIHDYAAQEQPHAHSQLQRLASPPPPAPASAPAVAGLSLSPTAPASAPTPAHTPRPDDLHSRHLPPPSTPSMAHYVSISSPPLRQDTGSSVSTQATTATLASTETNNTSRRTGPLSQQSRERAALIRKLGACVDCRRRRVACHPSHHNMTWEDVVSKFHHRPHSPAVQDIAPSLPAGRPLSPATSLSTAQPVFTHDPQEMDVDAGSAPNHHHQPGRPPLSEARIRTPLPTGPRLEKSLSLPGIESLKNDMQNNAARMLSATTRGRYNSVQALLLFWQDDDDALLVQNAVRELADVFDKYYHYTFQIQVIPSSSESCKSSWRWLSRKLNDFAEERDQRDVLKIVYYIGHTYLDGNRDMVLASSKDPERASTIRWSGMQQILEEACADTLIIMDAAYFPPSRIVRQQGVLEIIAASLSEDHLTALDRCAFTRALADQLRTRAARQTPLSVVELHSILLALYPKLARDRTPEREIIMSFPAPLHTMMSGNSRLPSIFLSPVQQSSPLRSSFSYENSPQLHLAIKLNDDNIDIDSWNEWLRMMPEGIKDIKIDGPFRTTFR, translated from the exons ATGAACTCCGTCCACAGCCTGATTGACGCTCCTCCACCAGCCTCGGCCCAGGTCGCGGCCCAGCTTGGAGCCCAGGCCGGCGTTCACATCCACGACTACGCAGCGCAGGAACAGCCTCACGCGCACAGCCAGCTGCAGCGCCTGGCctctccgccgccaccggCCCCGGCGTCGGCCCCGGCCGTGGCGGGCCTCTCGCTGTCTCCCACGGCGCCCGCCTCGGCCCCGACGCCAGCTCACACGCCGCGGCCAGACGACCTGCACTCGCGGCATCTGCCTCCGCCATCCACGCCGTCCATGGCGCACTacgtctccatctcctcgccgccgctgagACAGGACACGGGCTCGTCAGTCTCAACGCAGGCCACCACGGCTACCCTGGCCTCTACTGAGACCAACAACACATC GAGACGTACCGGCCCCCTATCTCAACAGTCTAGAGAGCGGGCCGCCCTCATCAGAAAGCTAGGAGCCTGCGTCGACTGTCGCCGCAGGAGAGTTGCC TGCCACCCAAGCCACCATAACATGACTTGGGAAGACGTCGTTAGCAAGTTTCACCACAGGCCTCACAGCCCGGCCGTTCAGGATATTGCCCCCTCGCTTCCCGCCGGCCGGCCTCTCAGCCCCGCAACGAGCCTCAGCACGGCTCAGCCCGTCTTCACTCACGATCCTCAAGAGATGGACGTTGATGCTGGCTCTGCGCCTaaccaccatcatcagcctGGCCGACCCCCCCTGAGTGAGGCCCGTATCCGCACCCCTCTACCCACTGGCCCTAGACTAGAAAAGTCACTATCCTTGCCGGGCATTGAGAGTCTCAAAAACGACATGCAAAATAACGCTGCGCGCATGCTCTCTGCCACTACTCGTGGCCGGTACAACTCGGTCCAGgctcttttattattctggcaagatgatgatgatgcgctATTGGTCCAGAATGCGGTCAGAGAACTCGCTGACGTCTTTGACAAGTACTATCATTATACGTTTCAAATCCAGGTTATCCCTTCCTCTTCAGAGAGCTGTAAAAGCTCCTGGAGATGGCTGTCGCGAAAACTCAACGACTTTGCTGAGGAGCGCGATCAGCGTGATGTTTTGAAGATTGTCTACTACATAGGCCACACTTATCTTGATGGAAATCGCGACATGGTTTTGGCAAG CTCGAAAGATCCTGAGAGAGCCTCGACTATTCGTTGGAGCGGCATGCAGCAGATTCTCGAGGAGGCGTGCGCGGACACCCTAATCATTATGGATGCCGCGTATTTCCCTCCATCTAGAATCGTAAGGCAGCAAGGCGTATTAGAAATCATCGCGGCGTCCCTATCAGAAGACCATCTCACCGCTCTGGATCGGTGCGCCTTTACTAGGGCTCTCGCTGACCAGCTACGTACGCGCGCAGCGCGCCAGACGCCGCTTTCTGTAGTCGAACTGCACTCAATTCTTCTGGCCCTTTACCCTAAGCTGGCCCGGGATCGGACACCTGAGAGAGAAATCATAATGAGCTTTCCCGCCCCACTGCACACCATGATGTCCGGAAATTCGAGGCTGCCTTCGATATTTCTCTCGCCCGTTCAACAGAGCAGCCCTCTACGGAGCAGCTTTTCTTATGAAAACAGCCCACAACTACACTTGGCTATCAAACTAAACGACGACAACATCGACATTGACAGCTGGAACGAATGGCTGCGGATGATGCCGGAAGGAATCAAGGACATCAAGATTGATGGTCCGTTTCGGACGACTTTCAGGTAG